ACCCGTTGGAGTTGCATTTTGGACGTACCTGATCGTTCCTCTGAAGCGGTCTTTTAGCGGTGTAGAGCCGACATAAAGAATATGAACCTTGGCAAACCTGGGATTGATACTTGTTACCTGTTCAAGCAAAGAAAAAGTCtttataaaacaaattaaaaaattcactaatatgtactgtccctttattaaataatcaAATTCAATAGTGACAGGTCACATTTAATTACCTTACAAGTGACAATTGCCCCGACATCAGGCAGTAATTGCCTTTCCGTTTCTCTCACAACAGAGATGACTGGTAACTGGGAAACAATACCAAGAACAGAACAAAAAGAGAAAGTCATATTAGTTTTTCAAAATACTTAGCCTGAAGACAACACTCAAGCTAATCGTCGACACACTCATCTACATCTCTCAGCAGCTTTGTCCAACTGTTCGCAAACAGACTCACTGCTCACCTCTTCGCCTTCATTCTTCTTGAGCACGTAGCCTGCTAGCGAGGAGTAAATGTAACCATGTCGCAGGTATACGCCTGTTCCAGGTGCACAGTCTTCTGCACTGCAAAGTTTGTCACCTGAACACAAACAAAAGTTAAGGTGTAAAACGAAATATATCATATCAAGACTAGTTAAAGCCCATTCCTACTAGATGAACTCATAAACACAAGAACGCTCACGCACATCACACTAATATTTAGCAACTtagtaaatgacaaaaaaggggTTGTTAATAAGTATGCGTTGACCAGTCAAAACACTAATAATTTGTTAACTTTAATGACAGCTtcataaaaaaatcaccttTCAAAAACACAAAGTTTTATTATTGACACATTCAGAGTTATTCATTTAACAATAGTGTGTTGATTggcatctttattttatttctgtctTGTAGCTCAATGAAGGGAATACTACAAATATGTGTCACACCTCTGTATGATGTTCAATTCCACACCCGTCATTTACACAACAATGCAACATAACTACATTCAAATGTGACAGTACAAGTCAtgccaaaataatttaaattacaTCAACAAATCCACGTCCACATTCACTGCTAAAGGGACAACAGTCAATGAaacaatttcaaggtaaatgttcAAAAGAAAGTTGTGATCAGTATAGAAAATCCTTAGTGGTCCTGTCTGCCCCACTGAAATATATATGTAGTTTCTCAGAACATTTACGTTTTTACCCTCTATGTTAAAAATACCAGATTATAAATACAATTTCTCTGGGAATCAAACTATGGATTTCAAAACATGAGAGAAAGGAATGCTGTTCTCCTGCCTGAGGCGATGGGCAGGGCTGAAAAGTACCGTGGAAAGTAAAAGTCAATAATCTACAGAGAAGTAACACTAAATACTATTTTCTATAAGAAAATATCGCAATTACGTTGCAGGACTCTCCTCAATACTAATAATTTAAATTACGAATCAACCCACGCGTGCGATCTACTTTTCCAAGGCTAACCATCTGTCAGGTAGTGGGAAATATTATATGTTATAAATAAAGTCTGTAGAGAATCCGCACTACTGATACAACAAATATTTACGCAGTTAGTTATAAGAATAAACACGTTAAAGTCAAGATACTCACCAGGAACACACAGCTTCATGGGCGACATGTTTAGGAAAGAGTTCCTTCACAGGCGATTGCTTGTGACGAAGGCATGAGGCTGATGCTGATTGGGTGGTGACGAGGAATTAAACAGGAAACGAAAAGAATGTTTGGTCGGCCATATTTGTTCGGGGGAAAAAATTAGCGCACCCTTGAGGTATAATCAGGGTACCATTactattttggtcatttaaaacaaCTTAACAAATTATTAGGATGTATgggtatttatttataattagtgTACTTATTTTCTAATTATACATATGTTACAGCACAAAATAACACTTTTAACTcactaaatgaataattagtaCTCATAATGGTGAACTATGAATGATGTTTGTTGGGTGGGTGGCatg
The Stigmatopora argus isolate UIUO_Sarg chromosome 7, RoL_Sarg_1.0, whole genome shotgun sequence DNA segment above includes these coding regions:
- the exosc1 gene encoding exosome complex component CSL4: MSPMKLCVPGDKLCSAEDCAPGTGVYLRHGYIYSSLAGYVLKKNEGEELPVISVVRETERQLLPDVGAIVTCKVTSINPRFAKVHILYVGSTPLKDRFRGTIRKEDVRATEKDKVETYKCFRPGDIVLAKVISLGDVQSNYLLTTAENELGVVVAHSEAGAQMVPISWCEMQCPLTHSKEFRKVARVQPEYLEA